A window of the Microplitis mediator isolate UGA2020A chromosome 5, iyMicMedi2.1, whole genome shotgun sequence genome harbors these coding sequences:
- the LOC130668743 gene encoding heat shock factor protein 5-like, whose product MYDYNILLSTRFPQKLWKIINECKTGSIRWSLNGTTILLDYKKFHEEYLSPPQSIFKTSNIASFIRQLNLYGFRKVTSHNRDPSCNSRNPEIHEFLHDNFNRDRADLLSKVCRKTCSKFNKRCDRVDGKNYTRNETINKSRIQGMSRLQMCQLALKQALEQAVEDYQRKKYEESINFIHVNHHDHLEYKFFQTLRN is encoded by the exons atgtacgattataatattttattatcaacaagATTTCCCcaaaaattatggaaaataataaacgaaTGTAAAACGGGTTCAATACGTTGGAGTTTAAATGGTACGACAATATTattagattataaaaaatttcatgaagaATATTTGAGCCCACCgcaatcaatatttaaaaccaGTAATATTGCAAGTTTTATACGTCAATTAAATCTTTATGGTTTTCGTAAAGTGACATCACACAATCGTGATCCATCATGTAATTCACGTAATCCTGAGattcatgaatttttacatgataattttaatcgtGATCGAGCTGATCTTCTAAGTAAAGTTTGTCGTAAAACctgtagtaaatttaacaaacGTTGTGACCGAgttgatggtaaaaattatACAAGGAATGAGACAATCAATAAATCAAGAATCCAAGGAATGTCCCGACTCCAAATGTGCcag cTTGCTCTTAAACAAGCGTTGGAGCAAGCAGTTGAAGATTATCAGCGTAAAAAATACGAAGAATCTATAAATTTCATCCACGTAAATCATCACGATcatct agAGTACAAATTCTTTCAAACATTACGTAActaa
- the LOC130668742 gene encoding activating signal cointegrator 1 complex subunit 1 — protein sequence MDIIKPELVWIEGRCYRFPDHTVWSSKQTCTPYEEDYDQMEDDMNNEVNSRDCDIAVEILKDGRYQHTVNIPQVFYRFLIGHAGSIKKNLECETKTMIKIPNIGSKHTDIVITGKNRSSVISCRQRIDLIVESSKKKIPFTHFVSIPLNEETIINNFIKFKNEILNDSEIMSKGLMEDFFVSPNKFHLTIGMLLLINNEDKKKAVETLNACVNEIIKPILQQSGPLKLKIQGVEIMNDDEKRVTVLYGKVLKNDILQEIANKTFNFFIQKDLMSVQYTEAVKLHMTLIKTSRVTDKSSKKNSSLAQFDATKILKNYKDYYFGESQLEKINISARNTETDVGHYETLTEINLLK from the exons atgGATATTATAAAACCAGAATTAGTTTGGATTGAAGGCCGTTGTTATCGATTTCCCGATCATACTGTTTGGTCTTCAAAACAAACTTGTACTCCTTATGAAGAAGATTACGATCAAATGGAAGACGACATGAATAATGAAGTTAACAGTCGTGATTGTGATATAgctgttgaaattttaaaagacgGACGTTATCAACATACTGTTAATATTCCTCA gGTATTTTACCGATTTCTCATTGGTCATGCAggaagtattaaaaaaaatcttgagtGCGAAACGAAAACAATGATTAAAATACCAAATATTGGATCTAAACACACTGATAttg taattactGGAAAAAACCGATCAAGTGTCATATCATGCCGTCAAAGAATTGATCTTATAGTAGAATcttcgaagaaaaaaattccatttactCATTTTGTATCAATTCCATTAAATGAAGAaacgataattaataattttataaaatttaaaaatgaaattctcAATGACTCTGAAATAATGTCAAAAGGATTAATGGaggatttttttgttagtCCTAATAAATTTCATCTAACAATTggaatgttattattaattaataatgaggataaaaaaaaagctgtaGAAACATTAAATGCTTGTGTTAATGAAATTATCAa gCCTATTTTGCAACAGAGTGGACCACTGAAACTAAAAATTCAAGGTGTAGAAATAATGAATGATGATGAAAAAAGAGTAACAGTACTTTATggtaaagtattaaaaaatgatatactCCAAGAAATAGCTAAtaaaactttcaatttttttattcaaaaag ATCTCATGAGTGTACAGTATACTGAAGCAGTAAAATTACACATGACCTTGATAAAAACAAGCCGAGTAACAgataaaagttcaaaaaagaATTCAAGTCTCGCCCAATTCGAtgctacaaaaatattaaag aactATAAAGATTATTACTTTGGAGAATCACaactggaaaaaataaatatttctgcAAGAAATACTGAAACTGATGTAGGTCATTATGAAACTTtaacagaaattaatttattaaaataa
- the LOC130668736 gene encoding N-alpha-acetyltransferase 25, NatB auxiliary subunit, with protein sequence MASKAHVNNTVNERRLRPIYDWLDNGNNKKALQEADKVLKKQPENQCARVLKALALLRLGKEDKCQVIMDKVRSEVPCDDSTLQAMSICYKEIHQPDKIREVYEAAAKADPNNEELLTHLFMSYVRLGDFKKQQQTALALYKLKPKNPYYFWAVMSVVMQAIQAEDALAKNIILPLAERMVLKLVNEGKLEAEQEVQLYIMILELQGKNEQVLEVLSGPLAARLSGVPQRKAALLLQLQRYEEATTAFKELINEDNDNWSHYLSYLTAALEHQQPSECLEFLDSIAETCGKKARAPHLARFELLKRVGSSNVALRAIMEPVKLMRLYFEQFGNKGCTVGDLRLYLNLLTFEEQSQLLESINEDIGIAEDSSATKTDQMLRHIHYEQLRRACGMHHSPILDIEKRQKLVNRLRDLYEKGNELCKNDERLPTDFAPFDSYAVLAAHLLLQMWYESYEASHLYKAMALLERALSISVANFHLKIVLIRVYLEAGLIGAADHVFSLLDAKQIQLVSLSYLYVPLLAPLGHLSSASNALDQAVKFFVANYKHSADRLTFAYKYGSFAKIQEFVDLRERLDNSLHFATSTVDKMLLELSWCEGAKSLARALVSMRVQPHEDSIRWELLRDNRDLEVVVGWEPSTDDKDPRRHEETRACMFQLLAARNLILRIIAATAEEQDLSSLLSKLSQELETLNNERIPKSLEKFLTADKRVRVESILVPMDAVERLRESYDSQQLIVIARLADSFSKFSRPDSKCIEIIRNAHCLKTLPIPTTDEPVSYKDFLLRAATCGETLSFIGIMCASFINQAHPEIGNKKNRKKSNKDVESFTADDIECWTEISDLLMKRTEKLENVLSEFEKRSVNTGLDVKEDAAVIVAERVQESIHRSCWMLRSRLQLTTKLLNNFRS encoded by the exons atGGCGTCGAAGGCACATGTTAATAATACAGTTAATGAACGTCGTTTACGACCAATTTATG ACTGGCTTGACAATGGGAACAATAAAAAAGCGCTTCAAGAAGCTGATAAAGTTCTAAAGAAACAACCAGAAAATCAGTGTGCGAGAGTATTAAAAGCTTTGGCTTTATTACGATTAGGCAAAGAAGATAAATGTCAGGTTATCATGGATAAAGTACGTTCGGAAGTACCATGTGATGATTCAACACTCCAAGCAATGAGCATTTGTTATAAAGAAATTCATCaac cTGATAAAATACGAGAAGTTTACGAAGCAGCAGCAAAAGCTGATCCAAATAATGAGGAATTATTGACACATTTATTTATGTCATACGTACGATTaggagattttaaaaaacaacaacaaacaGCACTTGctttatataaattgaaacCGAAAAATCCTTATTACTTTTGGGCTGTTATGAGCGTTGTCATGCAGGCCATACAAGCTGAGGATGCAttagccaaaaatataatattaccTCTTGCTGAGagaatg GTTTTAAAGTTAGTCAATGAAGGTAAATTAGAAGCTGAACAAGAAGTTCAGCTTTACATTATGATACTAGAACTTCaaggaaaaaatgaacaagttCTAGAGGTTTTATCTGGACCATTAGCTGCTCGACTCTCTGGTGTACCACAACGTAAAGCTGCTCTACTATTACAATTACAACGATACGAAGAAGCGACAACAGCTtttaaagaattaataaatgaaga taaTGATAACTGGTCACATTATTTAAGTTATTTGACTGCAGCATTAGAGCATCAGCAACCCAGTGAATGTTTAGAATTTTTAGATAGTATAGCAGAGACTTGTGGAAAAAAAGCCCGAGCTCCACATTTAGCACgttttgaattattgaaaCGTGTTGGATCAAGTAATGTTGCTTTACGTGCTATTATGGAACCTGTTAAATTGATGCGATTGTACTTTGAACAATTTGGTAACAAAGGCTGTACAGTTGGGGATTTgagattatatttaaatttattaacttttgaagaacaaTCTCAGCTACTTGAAAGT atAAATGAAGATATTGGGATTGCTGAAGATTCATCAGCAacaaaaacagatcaaatgTTAAGACATATTCATTATGAACAATTACGTCGTGCTTGTGGTATGCATCATTCACCCATTTTGGACATAGAAAAACGTCAAAAATTAGTTAACCGTTTACGTGATCTCTATGAAAAGGGTAATGAATTatgtaaaaatgatgaaagattaCCAACTGATTTTGCTCCATTTGATTCTTATGCTGTTCTTGCTgcacatttattattacaaatgtGGTATGAATCCTATGAAGCTTCCCATCTTTACAA agCAATGGCTTTGTTGGAACGAGCTTTGTCAATAAGTGTAGCtaattttcatttgaaaatagttttaatacGAGTTTATTTAGAAGCTGGTTTAATAGGTGCTGCAGATCATGTTTTTTCTTTACTAGATGCAAAACAGATTCAATTAGTTTCTTTAAGCTATTTGTATGTTCCACTTTTGGCGCCACTTGGACACTTATCTAGTGCTTCAAATGCCCTTGATCaggcagttaaattttttgtggctaATTATAAACAT aGCGCAGATCGTTTAACTTTCGCTTATAAATATGGAAGTTTTGCTAAAATTCAAGAATTCGTTGATTTAAGAGAAAGACTTGATAATTCTTTACATTTTGCAACGTCAACTGTTGATAAAATGTTGTTGGAACTTAGCTGGTGTGAAGGCGCTAAGTCATTAGCAAGAGCATTAGTTTCAATGAGAGTACAACCACATGAAGATTCAATAAGATGGGAATTACTGCGTGACAACAGAGATCTTGAAGTAGTAGTTGGTTGGGAACCATCAACTGATGATAAAGATCCTCGTAGACATGAAGAAACACGTGCCTGTATGTTTCAGTTACTTGCCGCCCGTAATcttattttaagaataattGCTGCTACTGCTGAAGAACAAGATTTATCATCACTTTTATCGAAATTATCACAGGAACTTGAAACTCTAAATAATGAACGTATACCAAAgtctcttgaaaaatttttaacagcagACAAACGAGTTAGAGTTGAAAGTATATTAGTACCAATGGATGCAGTTGAACGATTACGTGAATCATATGATTCTCAACAATTAATTGTCATTGCAAGACTTGCTGAttcattttctaaattttcacGACCAGATTCAAaatgtattgaaataataCGTAATGCTCATTGTTTGAAAACTTTACCAATACCAACTACTGATGAACCTGTATcttataaagattttttactgCGTGCTGCTACTTGCGGTGAAACTTTATCATTTATTGGTATTATGTGTGCGTCTTTTATAAATCAAGCTCATCCCGaaattggcaataaaaaaaatcggaaaaaatcTAATAAAGATGTTGAATCATTTACAGCTGATGATATTGag tgttGGACAGAAATAAGTGATTTACTTATGAAAAgaacagaaaaattagaaaatgtTTTATCTGAATTTGAAAAACGTTCAGTAAACACAGGTCTTGATGTTAAAGAAGATGCTGCTGTTATTGTAGCAGAACGTGTTCAAGAAAGCATTCATCGAAGTTGTTGGATGCTTAGATCACGGCTTCAGCTtacaacaaaattattaaataattttcgtagctga
- the LOC130667307 gene encoding eukaryotic initiation factor 4A-like, with amino-acid sequence MSYTSDRRVEDQWSDDSKNGPSESDALNYGGPPGMDPDGLIESNWEQVVESFDDMNLKEELLRGIYAYGFEKPSAIQQRAIVPCVKGLDVIAQAQSGTGKTATFSISILQQIDTSLNECQALILAPTRELAQQIQKVVIALGDFMHAQCHACIGGTNVREDMHKLEQGVHVVVGTPGRVYDMISRRALRTNNIKLFVLDEADEMLSRGFKDQIHDVFKLLPNEVQVILLSATMPTDVLEVSKCFMRRPVSILVKKEELTLEGIKQFYIFVEREDWKFETLCDLYDTLSITQAVIFCNTRRKVDWLTESMHNRDFTVSAMHGDMEQRDRDLIMRQFRTGSSRVLITTDLLARGIDVQQVSLVINYDLPSNRENYIHRIGRGGRFGRKGVAINFVTTDDKRTMSDIEQFYNTHIDEMPLNVADLI; translated from the exons ATGTCGTATACGTCTGATCGAAG AGTTGAAGATCAATGGTCGGACGATTCTAAAAATGGTCCGAGCGAAAGTGATGCACTCAATTATGGAGGACCTCCTGGAATGGACCCTGACGGTCTTATTGAGTCCAATTGGGagcaa GTCGTTGAGAGTTTCGATGACATGAACTTGAAAGAAGAACTTCTACGTGGTATTTATGCTTATGGGTTTGAAAAACCTTCTGCTATTCAGCAACGTGCAATAGTACCATGTGTGAAGGGTCTTGATGTTATCGCACAGGCGCAATctg gtactGGTAAAACTGCaacattttcaatttcaattttgcaACAAATTGATACATCATTGAATGAGTGCCAGGCATTGATTCTCGCACCAACTCGTGAGTTAGCCCAACAG ATTCAAAAGGTTGTTATCGCTCTTGGAGATTTTATGCATGCACAATGTCATGCTTGCATTGGAGGTACTAATGTGCGCGAAGATATGCACAAGTTGGAACAAGGAGTCCATGTTGTTGTAGGAACTCCTGGTAGAGTTTATGATATGATTAGTCGACGTGCATTGCGCACCAACAACATTAAATTATTCGTATTGGATGAAGCTGATGAGATGTTGTCACGTGGTTTTAAAGACCAAATTCACgatgtatttaaattacttcCTAATGAAGTTCAAGTTATCTTACTATCTGCTACTATGCCAACTGATGTATTGGAAGTATCAAAATGTTTTATGCGTCGTCCAGTTAGTATTCTTGTTAAAAAAGAAGAACTTACCCTTGAGGGTATAAagcaattttatatatttgttgaaCGTGAAGATTGGAAATTTGAAACATTGTGTGATTTATATGATACTTTGAGTATCACTCAGGCTGTTATATTCTGTAATACTCGTCGTAAGGTTGATTGGCTAACTGAGAGTATGCATAATCGTGATTTTACGGTATCTGCAATGCATGGAGATATGGAGCAAAGAGATCGTGATCTTATTATGAGACAATTTCGTACTGGATCTTCTCGCGTTCTTATCACCACTGATTTATTGGCACGTGGTATCGATGTGCAACAAGTATCTCTCGTTATTAATTATGATCTTCCTTCAAATCGAGAGAATTATATTCAcag aattgGACGTGGTGGTCGTTTTGGACGTAAGGGAGTAGCAATTAATTTTGTCACTACAGATGACAAACGTACCATGAGCGATATTGAGCAGTTTTATAACACTCACATTGATGAAATGCCATTGAATGTTgcagatttaatttaa
- the LOC130668740 gene encoding uncharacterized protein LOC130668740: protein MHGAKRVIIFCLLTTALPIFFLIMPLYLRHKLYADVVYAVTESDVLEISDGVSTVFCSAHTLEMNGTFNAFQMGHRPEITSYRKHIRLKKSMILPDDTLEYWGFYLLRGASVGLSVCSRFPGASILVVKGERTLRTCGMLDHNMNKARTNGIFLPEAHDQVKITFESNAKEVESEESTLSVLSSTPSPLPRTVTPNSLPNLKNKYIKHIMESRQELNMTRKLRHTRKSIKNHRTKKFKNHLRQKNNKTDKKIDENKQNIDEKFKLLQDLNSPGINAASEEDDVGLKIINSHHHQRVKRNQGPVKPPALLDQGIKHGGNALRNITDDDSSVSSFEEGLLSCYGGQVLIQQEFEPSELCINVSYLETGKYMQSKHNVMEDGYYYYIFYSDNDLVYNDIHAVFNIYKPTFQYENVTNSCVNKTACTFPLSVLSGDRVIVEVPTKDGIDHEEDDISFLISVCHPRMGTYIIFPIAVLFLILGCAFL from the exons atgcacggaGCAAAACGAGTTATCATATTTTGTTTACTTACAACTGCactaccaattttttttttaattatgccATTATATTTAAGACATAAATTATATGCAGATGTAGTTTATGCTGTCACAGAGTCTGATGTTTTAGAAATTTCTGACGGAGTATCAACAGTATTTTGTTct GCACATACATTAGAAATGAATGGAACTTTTAATGCTTTTCAAATGGGTCATAGACCCGAAATTACCTCTTACCGAAAACATATAAGACTGAAGAAAAGTATGATTTTACCTGATGATACATTAGAGTATTGGGGTTTTTATTTGTTGCGAGGAGCAAGTGTTGGACTCAGTGTATGTTCtag GTTTCCCGGTGCCTCAATACTCGTCGTTAAAGGTGAAAGAACATTGCGGACTTGTGGAATGTTAGATCATAATATGAATAAAGCTCGTACAAACGGAATTTTTTTACCTGAAGCCCATGATCaagttaaaataacatttgaATCTAATGCAAAAGAAGTTGAATCGGAAGAATCTACGCTATCTGTATTATCATCAACGCCATCACCATTACCAAGAACAGTGACCCCAAATTCTCTgcctaatttaaaaaataaatatattaaacatatAATGGAGTCTCGTCAAGAATTAAATATGACACGAAAATTAAGACATACacgaaaaagtataaaaaatcatcggactaaaaaatttaaaaatcatttaagacaaaaaaataataaaactgataaaaaaattgacgaaaaTAAACAGAacattgatgaaaaattcaaattattacaagATTTAAATTCTCCTGGCATTAATGCCGCAAGTGAAGAAGACGATGtaggtttaaaaataataaattcacatCATCATCAACGTGTAAAGAGAAACCAAGGACCAGTTAAGCCACCAGCTTTACTTGATCAAGGTATTAAACATGGTGGAAATGCGCTAAGAAATATTACAGATGATGATTCTTCAGTATCGAGTTTTGAAGAAGGTTTATTAAGTTGTTATGGAGGTCAAGTTTTAATACAACAAGAGTTTGAACCATCCGAATTATGTATTAATGTGAGTTATTTAGAGACCGGTAAATATATGCAGTCAAAACACAATGTTATGGAAGAtggatattattattatattttttatagtgacAATGATTTAGTATATAATGATATCCATGcggttttcaatatttataaaccaACGTTTCAATATGAAAATGTAACAAACTCTTGTGTAAACAAAACAGCATGTACTTTTCCACTTTCTGTACTATCAGGAGATCGTGTTATTGTTGAAGTGCCTACAAAAGATGGTATCGATCATGAAGAAGAcgatatttcttttttaatatctGTTTGTCATCCACGTATGGGGACGTATATAATTTTCCCCATAGCTGTGTTATTTCTGATACTTGGTTGTgcatttctttaa